DNA from Sphingobacteriales bacterium:
CAGGTTGCTTCCTTTTCTCTTGCCGATGAAAACCTGACAATAGTGGCTTCCCGCTCCCATGCCAATCAGGAAACTGACGATTATATCCGAAAGTTCAGAAATGTAAAAACTACTTCCATGGGAAGTTCATTAAAATTTATGCTCATTGCCAGTGGGGAAGCACATCTGTATCCCCGTACCGGACCCACAATGGAATGGGATACTGCTGCCGCACATTGCATTGTCAAGGAAGCAGGCGGTAAAGTAGTGGAATTTTATTCCGGTAAAAATTTGATTTACAACAAGGAAAACCTGTTAAATCCTTATTTTCTGGCAACAGGAAAAATTATTCCCTGACCATGCTGTTTAAAGCAATTTCCAGGGGATAAAAGAATGAGTTTATTGTTTTTTTGAAAAGAATCTCCAGAGAAAGATAATTAATATCCTCTTGGCATAAGTCGTATCTTTGTATCCCGAATGTATGCATTAATCTGGAAAAATTCAGTATTTGTCAATATAAATTTTTGAGATGAAAGAAAATAACAAATCATTCCTTATCGCACTCGGACTGATTATTGGCCTGGGGATTAATGGTTATTTTATAGGAAGGGCTATACAGCGGTTCAATAAAGAAGACCGGTCCATTTCAGTTAAAGGATTCTCAGAGCGGGAGGTTAAAGCAGATCTGGCTGTATGGACTATTAAAATCAGAATTACGACCAACGACTTAAGTACAGGCAGTCAAGAGATAGAAACCAACAAGTCAAAAATCATTGAATTTTTAGTGAAAAATGGCATCAAAACTGAAGAAATCCTCCAACAGGATCTGAGTGTCAGTGATAAACTTGCCCGTGAATATGTGGAGCCAAACATGGGCGGATTCAGGTATATTCTTGAAAACACCTTGCAGGTCAGATCGACCAATGTTGACAATATTCAGAAAGTCAGCCGGATGACAGATGAACTGGTAAAGGCAGGTGTAGTGATTTCAAATACAGATAATTATCAGCCTGCCGTTCAGTATATTTTTACACGTCTGAAAGATATAAAACCCGAAATGCTGAAAGAAGCCACACAAAATGCGAAAAAGGCGGCACTTGAATTTACTAAAGAAAGTGGCGTAAAACTTGGCAGCCTGAAAAAAGCCAGTCAGGGTCTGTTTACCATTACCGACCGTGATGATTACTACTCAGGCCAGGGAGGTGAAGGCGGTTATTATCCTTCCAGTGTCCTCGATGTATTTAAAAAAGTCAGGGTAGTCGTCAATATTGAATATTCTGTCAGGTAGCCGGCTGAGAAGTTGTTTTCATCAGAAATTGTTGATTAAAAATATTTTACGAAGCATTGACGCTACTTAATTTTAGCGACTAAAAAAAACGCTTAACTGAATAATAACAAAACATTTTTGCCATGAGCAGGCGCCAGTTGATACTTTTCATTGTAACTGTCAGTATAATTATTCTGGCTATTGCCGGAGGAGCTCTGACCAATTGGTACGGTTTAAACAAGAAAAAACAATCTCCTCTGTTGGCCATGCCTGAAAATGCCATTCTTTATTTTGCCGGAAACAATATTTGCTCTGCCATCGAAGACCTGACAGGTAAAAAATTCTGGCTGAATATTGCTTCTTATCCTTCTGTCGGAAAATTCAACAGCAGCTTACGTCAGATTGACTCCGTAATCCGAAACCATGAAGATATTTACCGGTATATAAACAATAGCAAAACCGTATTAAGCCTGCACAAAACCTCTGCTGTACGCCTTGATCTCCTGTTTATTATTCCAACGAAAAACAGATTTGATGAGTCAAAAATAAAGTCATTATTTCCCTTGCAGGCGAATGAGAAATTTTCTTCACACACCTTCCGTAATTGTACGATTTACACACTACACCAGAAAGAAAATGAGGTCAGAGCTGCTTTTGCATTTGTGGGAGGCCTTCTTGTTTTGAGTCCGAATGCTGTTTTGGTTGAAGATGCCATCAGGGCATTTTATACCAACCTGAATCCTGTCAGAAAAATTTCAGGTAATAAAAATATCCTCAATCCTGAAGATAATATATATGTCAATTTCAGTCAGTTGCCTGCACTTTTCAATATTTTTCTGAATGAAAAAGGAATCATGCAGACAAAAGATATCATTGGCTTTGCCACCAATGGTCATTTTAATTTTGAGGCAAGCGACCATGATTTTCTTTTGCGTGGAAACCTCAGCAGCAAAGACAGCATATTGAATTTTATCGATAGGTTTCGCGACCAGAGTGGATGCCGCTCCGACATAGCCAAAGCCGCCTCCTTGTCAACCGCTATTTTAATTTCTTACAACCTTTCCGATTATCAGATTTTTTGGGATCAGTTAAAAGAAGAAAAAAAGGCAGTTTTTGAAAACTTTGAAAAAAAATTCAATGTTTCTGCCGAAAAAGAAATCCTCCCATTAATCAACCAGAATATTTCGCTGACCATTACGGAACCCATCACGGAAGAATTGGCAAAAAGTCAGGCAATATGGTTTAAAACAGATGCCACCACAGAGGCTGTCAATCTATTCTACAACAAAAAAGATGAGCGTATCCCATTGACTTATAATAATCGAACGCTTTATCCCACTCAGCTTGCAGGCTTTTGGGGAATGTTACTGGGAAAAACTTTTAACATGCCCGAAAAAGCATGGTTTTGTGTCATTCGTGATTATCTTGTTTTCTCTGCCAGTTCAGATATATTGCAAAAACTCTCAGATGATTATTCGCTAGGACATACACTTTCATCCTCAACTGAATTTAACAACACTGCCGAAAAACTTGCCTCAGATGGAAATTTACTGATATACATCAATCCGGTAAGGGCCATAAACATTCTTGACATTTATCTGAATGAGACATGGCTCAGAAAGTACAAGTCTCAGAATTTTCTGCTTTCTTTCGGGCCGGTTGCTTTCCAGATGGCCAACATCATGAACAATGTTTATGCTGAGCTGGTGATCGGGCACAACGATACCAAAGCACGTATTTTGCAGAAAATATGGGATTTTCAACTTGATACCCTTCCCGCCTCCAAACCCTTCATTGTAATCAATCATAACAACAACAAGCCTGAAATTCTTATCATGGATGAGCTGAATAACCTGTATCTGATTTCTTCAGAAGGGGAATTACAATGGAAAAAACCTATCGGAAACGCATTGAAGGGCGATATTTACATGATTGACTTCTATAACAACAAAAAATATCAATACCTGTTTGCCACCACCACTCACCTGCAATGTATTGACCGCCTGGGCCGAAATGTGGCCAATTATCCGATACGCATCGGAAATGAAGCTGTAACAGGGCTAGGTGTTTATCAACCTCCTAAAGGAAACCAAATCAAATATTTTATCGGTACCCAAAATCAATGTGTTTACGGTTATGACCTTTCGGCCAAACCCCTTAATGGCTGGAATGCAAAGAAAATGGACGATAATCTTGTCTTCCCTGTTTCATACCTCACAATGGGAAGTAAATTATTTTTTTATGGGCAGACAGCCACCGGCAGCTTGTTTATCTGGGATTTAAAAGGAAATCAGATAATGAAACCCACTGAAACACAGTCAGGCTTTATTAATCCTTTTTACAGCAATAACGGCATCGACAAGGATGATTCTTACCTTATCTCTCTTGATACTGCCGGAAATACATGGAAAATTTACCTGAACGGAAAAAAAGAAATGACAAAGCTTGCCAATTGGTCATCTGAAACATGGTTCCTGTATAACGATATAAATAATGACAAACGCAATGAGCTCATCTTCATCGACAAAACATCCCTTGTCTGTTACAATAATGATCTGAAAATCATGAATTCCGTTTCATTGGAATCATTTTCAACGCAAAAACCAGAGCTTGTTTTAACAAAAGAAAGCTATTTATTATCTTATTACAATGAATTCACCGGAAAACTCTATCTGACCGATCTTCAGGGAA
Protein-coding regions in this window:
- a CDS encoding SIMPL domain-containing protein is translated as MKENNKSFLIALGLIIGLGINGYFIGRAIQRFNKEDRSISVKGFSEREVKADLAVWTIKIRITTNDLSTGSQEIETNKSKIIEFLVKNGIKTEEILQQDLSVSDKLAREYVEPNMGGFRYILENTLQVRSTNVDNIQKVSRMTDELVKAGVVISNTDNYQPAVQYIFTRLKDIKPEMLKEATQNAKKAALEFTKESGVKLGSLKKASQGLFTITDRDDYYSGQGGEGGYYPSSVLDVFKKVRVVVNIEYSVR